One window from the genome of Paenibacillus azoreducens encodes:
- a CDS encoding segregation and condensation protein A, whose amino-acid sequence MNTVLYKLETFEGPLDLLLHLIDKAEINIQDIPVSEITDQYMEYLHNMQELELDITSEFLVMAATLLSIKSKLLLPKPPVFVMDEMDFYEEEDIDPRAELVQKLIEYRKYKGIAKHLQEQEMERSLIYAKEPEDLTPWMPAVTENPVRGLHVQDLMAAFQKALRKAVNRTAYTRIQRDEISVKDRIRQVVDVLAQSGPGGKVLFSRLLHEEMIRHEIVVTFLAILELMKMKQIMCYQEKLFDDIVMEWKGGDQVHGLSEIEVDY is encoded by the coding sequence GTGAACACAGTATTATACAAGCTGGAGACTTTTGAGGGTCCGCTCGATTTACTGCTTCACCTAATAGACAAAGCGGAAATCAATATCCAGGATATCCCCGTCAGTGAGATCACCGACCAATACATGGAGTACTTGCATAACATGCAGGAGCTGGAACTGGACATCACAAGCGAGTTTCTCGTAATGGCCGCCACGCTGCTATCCATCAAAAGCAAGCTTTTGCTGCCAAAGCCGCCGGTTTTCGTTATGGATGAAATGGATTTTTACGAGGAAGAGGATATTGACCCGCGGGCCGAACTGGTGCAAAAGCTGATTGAATACCGAAAATATAAAGGCATTGCGAAGCATCTGCAGGAACAGGAAATGGAGCGGAGCTTGATCTATGCCAAGGAGCCTGAGGATTTAACCCCATGGATGCCGGCGGTGACGGAGAACCCGGTTCGCGGGCTTCACGTGCAGGATCTGATGGCCGCATTCCAAAAGGCTCTGCGCAAGGCGGTCAATCGAACCGCGTATACTCGAATTCAGCGTGACGAAATATCCGTCAAAGACCGGATCCGGCAGGTTGTCGATGTGCTGGCCCAGTCCGGGCCGGGCGGGAAAGTGCTGTTTTCGAGGCTTCTGCATGAAGAGATGATCCGGCATGAGATCGTCGTCACCTTCCTGGCCATTCTGGAGCTGATGAAGATGAAGCAGATTATGTGCTACCAGGAAAAACTGTTCGACGATATTGTGATGGAATGGAAAGGGGGGGATCAGGTTCATGGACTTTCCGAAATTGAAGTCGATTATTGA
- the ribD gene encoding bifunctional diaminohydroxyphosphoribosylaminopyrimidine deaminase/5-amino-6-(5-phosphoribosylamino)uracil reductase RibD, producing MKEVQMAVNDEFYMSLALDMAERAQGQTGINPVVGCVIVKDGAIAGLGTHLERGSGHAEVHAVQMAGDKAEGSTVYVTLEPCSHYGKTPPCCELLVEAKVKRVVVACEDPNPLVAGSGIDRLRRSGIEVKVGVLRERALRLNEKFAKYITTGMPYVTIKTASTLDGKIAADTGDSKWISNAEARLQAHGLRHRHQAIMVGIGTVQADDPSLTTRHDGVDGIQPVRIIVDSRLGLSPEAKIFSAGETPVIVLTTERHDAEKAKLLMECGVKILVCGSGPAVDLKTALTELGRMEIGSILVEGGGTLNGALLKERLVDRIILYLAPKIIGGKAAPDNFMFEGIHQMADAITLDALEIEQVGDNVCISGIPVWPDNEKQ from the coding sequence ATGAAAGAAGTGCAGATGGCGGTGAATGATGAGTTTTACATGTCCTTGGCTTTAGATATGGCTGAGCGGGCGCAGGGGCAAACCGGCATCAACCCGGTTGTGGGCTGCGTTATCGTCAAAGACGGCGCAATTGCCGGTCTGGGGACGCATCTGGAGCGGGGGAGCGGCCATGCGGAAGTTCATGCCGTTCAGATGGCCGGCGATAAGGCGGAAGGCAGCACGGTTTACGTGACGCTCGAGCCCTGCAGCCATTACGGCAAAACGCCGCCTTGCTGCGAGCTGTTGGTCGAGGCAAAGGTGAAAAGAGTGGTGGTCGCTTGCGAGGATCCGAACCCGCTTGTCGCCGGTTCCGGGATCGATCGGCTTCGCCGCAGCGGCATTGAAGTCAAAGTCGGCGTTCTACGGGAGCGGGCCCTACGTCTGAACGAAAAATTCGCCAAATATATTACGACAGGCATGCCGTACGTAACGATTAAGACGGCGAGTACGCTGGACGGCAAAATCGCGGCGGATACCGGCGACAGCAAGTGGATTTCGAACGCGGAGGCAAGGCTGCAGGCACATGGCCTTCGCCATCGCCATCAGGCCATCATGGTTGGCATCGGGACGGTTCAAGCGGATGATCCGAGCTTGACGACAAGGCATGATGGGGTGGATGGTATACAGCCGGTCCGGATTATCGTAGATTCGCGGCTCGGTCTGTCGCCTGAGGCCAAGATCTTCAGCGCAGGAGAAACTCCGGTCATCGTGTTAACGACGGAGCGGCATGATGCCGAGAAGGCAAAGCTGCTCATGGAATGCGGAGTAAAGATTCTAGTTTGCGGAAGCGGCCCTGCTGTCGATCTCAAAACCGCATTGACAGAGCTTGGCCGCATGGAGATTGGCTCTATTCTTGTAGAAGGCGGCGGAACGCTAAACGGAGCTTTGCTTAAAGAGCGGCTTGTGGACAGGATTATCCTCTATCTTGCCCCGAAGATCATCGGCGGCAAAGCGGCGCCGGACAATTTCATGTTTGAAGGCATCCACCAAATGGCGGATGCTATCACACTGGATGCTTTGGAAATCGAGCAGGTCGGAGATAACGTATGTATTTCGGGAATCCCGGTGTGGCCGGATAACGAAAAACAATAG
- the scpB gene encoding SMC-Scp complex subunit ScpB: MDFPKLKSIIEGMLFLAGDEGLTVKQIAEIVDHRPELVADALKEMQEDFERQQRGIQVVQIAGSYQLTTLGDHADYYQKMAYSPSRSSLSQAALETLAIVAYRQPITRVEIEEIRGVKSERAIQTLVNKDLIEETGRAEAIGRPILYGTTKSFLDYFGLPNLQALPEPELFEITENLEEETQLLFEKLDGRQLTFDDVD, from the coding sequence ATGGACTTTCCGAAATTGAAGTCGATTATTGAGGGTATGCTGTTCCTGGCCGGAGACGAAGGATTGACCGTCAAACAGATCGCGGAAATCGTAGACCACCGTCCGGAGCTTGTTGCCGATGCGCTAAAGGAGATGCAGGAAGACTTCGAGCGCCAGCAGCGCGGCATTCAGGTGGTGCAAATCGCGGGCAGCTACCAGCTGACAACGCTGGGAGACCATGCGGATTATTATCAGAAGATGGCTTATTCGCCGTCCCGTTCTTCTTTGTCCCAAGCCGCGCTAGAGACATTGGCTATTGTCGCTTACCGCCAGCCGATTACGCGCGTGGAAATTGAGGAGATCCGCGGCGTCAAATCGGAGCGTGCCATTCAGACGCTGGTTAACAAGGATTTGATTGAAGAGACGGGACGTGCCGAGGCCATTGGCCGGCCGATTCTTTACGGAACGACGAAGTCGTTTCTCGATTATTTTGGTTTGCCCAACCTTCAGGCGCTTCCGGAACCGGAATTGTTTGAAATTACGGAAAATTTGGAAGAGGAAACGCAGCTTTTATTTGAAAAACTGGACGGCAGACAGCTGACGTTCGACGATGTGGATTGA
- the ribE gene encoding 6,7-dimethyl-8-ribityllumazine synthase has product MAHIYEGNLVSSGLKYGIVVGRFNEFITSKLLSGALDGLKRHGAGEDEIDIAWVPGAFEIPLVASKMAQSGKYDAVITLGTVIRGATSHYDVVCNEVAKGVAATSLNTGIPVIFGVLTTDSIEQAVERAGTKAGNKGYEAAVSAIEMANLAKQLK; this is encoded by the coding sequence ATGGCACATATATATGAAGGAAATCTGGTTTCGAGCGGACTGAAATACGGAATTGTAGTAGGCAGATTTAATGAATTTATTACCAGCAAACTGCTAAGCGGCGCATTGGATGGATTGAAGCGGCATGGCGCGGGCGAAGACGAAATCGACATCGCCTGGGTGCCCGGAGCCTTCGAAATTCCGCTGGTCGCCAGCAAAATGGCGCAAAGCGGCAAATACGACGCGGTAATTACGCTTGGAACGGTCATTCGCGGAGCCACCTCCCATTATGATGTGGTTTGCAACGAAGTGGCAAAAGGCGTTGCCGCTACCAGTCTGAACACAGGCATTCCGGTTATCTTTGGCGTGTTAACGACAGACAGTATCGAGCAGGCCGTGGAGCGCGCGGGTACCAAAGCGGGCAACAAAGGATATGAAGCCGCCGTATCAGCGATCGAAATGGCGAATCTGGCGAAGCAGCTTAAGTAA
- a CDS encoding spore germination protein, with product MSTGEEQPAQDKSLEKKQEAESSDSVEESVIYWQQTDDVSDSIERTKATLQEVVGLGSSFDIVFREMILVGHKTGLFFVNGFAKDNIMLEILKRLTYLSADQLSTDALRSFFQCYIPHIQVEVDKKLSSTINKVLMGMSALFIDGEQAAIVMDTRTFPVRSPEEPSIERVVRGARDGFTETLLSNIALVRRRVRDPGLKADLVQVGRRTRTDVCIAYIDDIVDKVQVDSIREKIKGLDIEGLPLADKQLEEAIINKGWHPYPLVRYSERPDVVAAHLLEGRVAVFVDTSPSVMLMPTTFFDLCQHAEENRQTAFMGTYLRWVRFIGIFASMFLLPLWMLMVIDPGLRPPFLDFIGPHEQGKIPLIAQFLLIEFGVDLLRLAAVHTPTPLASAMGLIAAILVGDIAVKSGLFINEVVLYMAVAAIGMFATPSYELGLANRLIRLVLLAAVAIFKVQGFVVGTTLLILLLTLHRSYNSSYLWPFIPFNTKAMAGFLFRFPVLETKKRPSFNKTRDNTRMAPNPDNNEQ from the coding sequence ATGTCAACCGGAGAAGAGCAGCCCGCTCAGGATAAATCGCTCGAGAAGAAGCAGGAAGCTGAATCATCCGATTCAGTAGAAGAATCCGTCATTTATTGGCAGCAAACCGACGACGTCTCGGACAGCATTGAACGGACGAAGGCAACACTGCAGGAAGTTGTGGGACTTGGAAGCTCCTTTGATATTGTTTTCCGGGAGATGATTCTGGTCGGTCATAAAACGGGGTTGTTTTTCGTCAACGGGTTTGCCAAAGATAATATCATGCTAGAGATTCTAAAGCGGTTAACGTATCTGTCGGCCGACCAGCTTTCTACGGATGCGCTCAGATCCTTTTTCCAATGTTATATTCCCCACATTCAAGTTGAAGTCGATAAGAAGCTGAGCTCGACGATTAACAAGGTGCTGATGGGCATGTCCGCATTATTCATCGATGGCGAGCAAGCGGCGATTGTGATGGATACGCGTACCTTCCCTGTGAGAAGCCCGGAGGAGCCAAGCATCGAAAGGGTGGTCAGGGGAGCGAGGGACGGATTTACCGAAACGCTGCTGAGCAACATTGCGCTTGTCCGCAGACGGGTGCGCGACCCTGGTTTGAAAGCCGATCTCGTTCAGGTGGGCCGCCGCACGCGGACCGATGTATGTATTGCATATATTGACGATATCGTGGATAAAGTGCAGGTGGACTCGATCAGGGAGAAAATCAAGGGACTCGATATCGAAGGGCTGCCGCTGGCGGATAAACAATTGGAAGAAGCGATTATCAATAAAGGCTGGCATCCCTATCCGCTGGTCCGATACTCGGAACGGCCCGATGTGGTAGCTGCCCATTTGCTGGAGGGCAGGGTGGCGGTTTTCGTTGATACCTCGCCGAGTGTTATGCTTATGCCGACGACTTTTTTTGATTTATGCCAGCATGCCGAAGAAAACCGGCAGACGGCTTTTATGGGCACCTATTTAAGATGGGTCCGCTTTATCGGGATATTCGCCTCGATGTTTTTGCTTCCGCTTTGGATGCTGATGGTCATAGATCCCGGGCTGAGGCCGCCATTTTTGGATTTTATCGGTCCGCATGAACAAGGCAAGATTCCCTTGATCGCCCAGTTTCTGCTGATCGAATTCGGTGTCGACCTGCTGCGGCTTGCCGCCGTACATACCCCGACTCCGCTGGCTTCGGCCATGGGCCTCATCGCTGCGATTTTGGTTGGCGATATAGCCGTCAAATCGGGATTGTTTATCAATGAAGTCGTCCTCTACATGGCTGTTGCCGCGATCGGCATGTTCGCAACGCCGAGTTATGAGCTTGGCCTGGCGAACAGGCTGATTCGATTGGTGCTTCTGGCTGCGGTAGCTATTTTCAAGGTACAGGGATTTGTCGTAGGCACAACGCTCCTAATTTTGCTGCTCACGCTGCATCGTTCGTATAATTCATCGTATTTGTGGCCATTTATACCTTTTAACACAAAGGCAATGGCCGGCTTTCTCTTTCGCTTTCCGGTGCTTGAAACGAAGAAAAGGCCTTCTTTTAACAAAACGAGAGATAATACAAGGATGGCGCCAAATCCGGATAATAACGAACAATAG
- a CDS encoding bifunctional 3,4-dihydroxy-2-butanone-4-phosphate synthase/GTP cyclohydrolase II — MDHFQFDSIEAALEDLRTGKVIIVVDDEDRENEGDFVALAEKATPEVINFMVTEGRGLVCMPITRERAQTLELAPMAARNTDHHGTAFTVSVDYLHTDTGISAYERSLTAKMLIDPEAKAADFRRPGHMFPLIAKDGGVLRRAGHTEAAVDLARLSGSVPAGVICEVMNEDGTMARLPDLQLIARKHGLKLISIQELIKYRNQREKLVRREADIRLPTDFGVFRAVAYTNEVDDKEHLALVKGTISGETPVLVRVHSECLTGDVFHSLRCDCGPQLAAALRQIEAEGAGVLLYMRQEGRGIGLINKLKAYELQEQGLDTVDANLKLGFPADLRDYGIGAQILKDLGIRQIRLLTNNPRKIKGLEGHGLEVVERVPIQMEAGADNSRYLHTKQTKLGHMLNI, encoded by the coding sequence ATGGATCATTTCCAATTTGACTCGATTGAAGCAGCGCTGGAGGATCTCCGCACAGGCAAGGTCATTATCGTGGTAGACGATGAGGACCGGGAGAATGAAGGGGATTTCGTGGCACTCGCTGAAAAAGCGACGCCGGAAGTCATTAACTTTATGGTGACGGAAGGCAGAGGACTCGTATGCATGCCTATCACTCGGGAGCGGGCGCAGACGTTGGAACTCGCCCCAATGGCGGCCCGGAACACGGATCATCATGGAACGGCATTTACGGTTTCCGTTGATTATTTGCATACGGATACGGGCATTTCGGCTTACGAGCGGTCGCTGACGGCGAAGATGCTGATCGATCCGGAAGCTAAGGCCGCTGATTTCCGCCGTCCCGGACATATGTTTCCCCTGATCGCGAAGGACGGGGGAGTGCTGCGCCGGGCCGGCCATACGGAAGCTGCGGTGGACTTGGCCAGATTAAGCGGCTCGGTTCCGGCAGGCGTCATCTGCGAAGTCATGAATGAAGACGGCACCATGGCGCGACTTCCGGATTTGCAGCTGATTGCGCGAAAACATGGCCTCAAACTGATATCGATCCAGGAACTGATCAAATACCGGAATCAACGGGAGAAGCTGGTCCGCCGCGAAGCGGACATTCGCCTGCCGACGGATTTTGGAGTATTCCGGGCCGTTGCTTATACCAACGAAGTCGATGACAAAGAGCATCTGGCCCTGGTAAAAGGGACGATTTCCGGCGAAACGCCGGTACTTGTGAGGGTTCATTCGGAATGCCTGACCGGAGACGTGTTTCATTCCCTGCGCTGCGACTGCGGCCCGCAATTGGCTGCGGCGCTGCGGCAGATCGAAGCGGAAGGCGCGGGCGTGCTGTTGTACATGCGGCAGGAAGGCCGGGGAATCGGACTTATCAACAAGCTGAAGGCGTATGAGCTGCAGGAGCAGGGATTGGATACCGTAGACGCGAATTTGAAGCTGGGTTTCCCGGCGGATCTGCGAGATTACGGAATCGGAGCGCAAATTCTCAAAGATTTGGGCATTCGCCAAATCCGGCTATTGACCAATAATCCGCGGAAGATCAAAGGGCTTGAGGGGCACGGCCTGGAGGTTGTCGAACGGGTGCCGATCCAGATGGAGGCCGGAGCGGATAACAGCCGTTACCTTCATACGAAGCAAACCAAACTTGGACATATGCTTAATATTTAG
- a CDS encoding stage V sporulation protein AA codes for MSLNSAPTVYLQLRSRVPITEGRTVTLGHVARILCDPKWEAPLRNLELARPQTWDGNLLLIDLMHIIPLVQKLIPGVIIEPIGQTHVLVEVVKASKKPSLLLFLLVWVLLFFGSALTIMNFHADVNMQEVQIRTVEMLTGRRDEHPYLFQAAYSFGIGFGMVIFFNHLFKKKWNEEPTPLEVEMYLYQENIDQFVVAEEYKRMRMSQNQGDKP; via the coding sequence ATGTCTTTGAATTCTGCCCCTACGGTGTACTTGCAACTGCGCAGCCGCGTCCCTATTACCGAGGGGAGAACGGTTACGCTCGGGCATGTCGCCCGAATCTTGTGCGACCCCAAGTGGGAGGCGCCGCTTCGCAATCTGGAGCTGGCCCGGCCGCAAACATGGGACGGCAACCTGTTGCTTATTGACCTTATGCACATCATTCCTCTGGTACAAAAGCTTATACCGGGCGTCATAATCGAGCCGATCGGGCAAACCCATGTTTTGGTGGAAGTCGTCAAAGCTTCCAAAAAGCCGTCGCTGCTGCTGTTTTTGCTTGTATGGGTGCTGCTGTTTTTCGGTTCGGCCCTTACCATCATGAACTTTCATGCGGACGTCAACATGCAGGAGGTGCAGATCCGGACGGTTGAAATGCTGACAGGTCGGCGGGATGAGCATCCTTATTTGTTTCAGGCGGCGTATTCATTCGGGATCGGTTTTGGCATGGTGATTTTTTTTAATCATCTGTTCAAGAAAAAATGGAATGAGGAACCGACGCCGCTTGAAGTCGAGATGTACCTTTACCAGGAAAATATCGATCAATTTGTAGTCGCCGAGGAATATAAGCGGATGAGGATGTCCCAAAATCAAGGTGATAAGCCTTGA
- a CDS encoding stage V sporulation protein AB, translated as MSLVLGWFVQILLGIAGGIAIGGGVIALFIVLDMIPRLAQLTRSYHQVHWYEGAMVAGSLLGTVFDFWNWTLSLGSWAGLVVGLFNGIFVGLLAAALTEVLNVLPILAKRLNMIHYLFGLMMAMVTGKIAGSLFDWFIYRK; from the coding sequence TTGAGTTTAGTGCTTGGTTGGTTCGTGCAAATTTTGCTGGGCATTGCGGGCGGCATTGCGATAGGCGGCGGGGTTATTGCGCTTTTTATCGTGCTTGACATGATTCCGCGGCTGGCTCAGCTTACGAGATCCTATCATCAGGTTCATTGGTACGAGGGGGCGATGGTTGCCGGGTCGCTGCTGGGAACGGTTTTCGATTTCTGGAACTGGACGCTTTCCTTAGGATCCTGGGCCGGTTTGGTCGTTGGTTTGTTTAACGGAATTTTTGTCGGTTTGCTGGCAGCCGCACTAACTGAAGTGCTTAACGTGCTTCCGATTTTAGCCAAACGGCTGAATATGATACATTATTTATTTGGTCTCATGATGGCCATGGTGACCGGAAAGATTGCCGGTTCGCTTTTTGATTGGTTTATTTACAGAAAGTAA
- a CDS encoding formylglycine-generating enzyme family protein, producing MTIGKYGIDRERFLENLMNLMVSIDGGTVELRDYININKWLSSDYTLSDPGRGSDKKVITWTETVEPFYVMKYPVTQQLYHFVMHEEEVDPNANNLPITEVSWLDSLVFCNKLSRILDRSECYTITDASENTTYNKKANGFRLLSDAEWQYACKAGTNGYRYERIDKIAWYRENSDGTAHKVGKLLPNPWGLYDMIGNVWEWCWDLYDAERYGNYRVFRGGSWAEVENNCGSTIRRKSMPDFKIDDLGFRIALTNQ from the coding sequence ATGACAATCGGAAAGTATGGAATTGACAGAGAGCGTTTTCTGGAAAATTTAATGAATTTGATGGTATCAATAGACGGTGGGACTGTCGAATTACGCGATTATATTAACATCAATAAGTGGCTTAGTTCTGATTACACTTTATCGGACCCTGGAAGAGGAAGCGATAAAAAGGTAATTACATGGACTGAAACGGTCGAACCTTTCTATGTAATGAAGTATCCGGTAACACAGCAGTTGTATCATTTTGTCATGCATGAAGAAGAAGTAGACCCTAATGCGAATAACCTGCCAATTACGGAAGTTTCATGGTTAGATTCGCTAGTCTTTTGTAACAAATTGTCCAGAATACTTGACAGGTCTGAATGCTACACAATCACAGATGCAAGTGAGAACACTACATATAACAAAAAAGCGAATGGCTTTCGATTACTATCAGACGCTGAATGGCAGTATGCGTGCAAGGCGGGAACCAACGGATATCGTTACGAAAGAATTGATAAGATTGCATGGTATCGAGAAAACTCCGATGGAACAGCTCATAAGGTCGGAAAACTACTTCCTAATCCATGGGGACTTTATGATATGATTGGAAACGTTTGGGAATGGTGTTGGGATCTGTATGATGCCGAACGATATGGGAACTATAGAGTCTTCCGGGGAGGCAGCTGGGCTGAAGTTGAAAATAATTGCGGTTCGACGATTAGAAGAAAAAGCATGCCTGATTTCAAAATAGATGACCTTGGCTTTAGAATAGCACTTACAAATCAATGA
- the lysA gene encoding diaminopimelate decarboxylase: MFLHGTSQINAAGHLEIGGCDVTELKAKYGTPLYIVDEELVRQRCREYVSAFRASGLKFQVAYASKAFCVMAMCRIADQEGMSLDVVSEGELYTALQAGFPAERIHFHGNNKTLDEIEMAIDAKIGCFVVDNLIELQLLGSVAAEKNVRVQILLRVTPGVEAHTHEYISTGQIDSKFGFDIGNGSAFEAVQLAMEQSHLELLGVHSHIGSQIFEVDGFELAVQKVADFARRIDQELGFQFKVVNLGGGFGIRYVEGDTPLEVAQYVKAITDAVKTHFSGWSSETPEIWVEPGRSIVGDAGTTLYTVGTSKDIPGVRKYVAVDGGMTDNPRPALYESKYEAMLANRANEPVEETVSIAGKCCESGDMLIWDLELPKVERGDLLAVSCTGAYNYSMASNYNRIRRPAVVFAHQGNSDLVVRRETLQDIIGNDMIPERISKEPVLK, encoded by the coding sequence ATGTTCTTACATGGTACAAGTCAAATCAATGCAGCCGGACATCTGGAGATTGGCGGATGCGATGTCACAGAGCTCAAGGCCAAGTACGGAACGCCGCTTTACATCGTGGATGAAGAGCTTGTGCGTCAGCGCTGCCGGGAGTACGTATCCGCTTTCCGCGCATCCGGACTGAAATTTCAGGTAGCATATGCGAGCAAGGCGTTTTGCGTTATGGCGATGTGCCGGATCGCGGACCAGGAGGGCATGTCGCTGGATGTCGTATCCGAGGGTGAGCTTTACACCGCGCTGCAGGCCGGTTTTCCGGCTGAACGCATCCATTTTCACGGCAATAACAAAACGCTGGATGAAATCGAAATGGCTATTGACGCCAAAATCGGCTGCTTTGTTGTCGACAACTTGATTGAACTTCAGCTTCTGGGTAGCGTGGCTGCCGAAAAAAATGTGCGAGTGCAAATTCTGCTTCGGGTAACTCCAGGGGTTGAAGCCCATACGCATGAATATATTTCCACCGGTCAAATTGACTCGAAATTCGGTTTTGACATCGGAAACGGTTCTGCGTTCGAGGCCGTGCAGCTTGCAATGGAACAGTCCCATCTGGAACTGCTTGGCGTGCATTCGCATATCGGCTCCCAGATTTTTGAGGTTGACGGTTTTGAGCTGGCCGTTCAAAAAGTTGCCGACTTCGCGCGGCGGATCGATCAGGAGCTTGGATTCCAGTTCAAAGTGGTTAATCTGGGCGGAGGGTTCGGCATCCGTTACGTGGAAGGCGACACGCCGCTAGAAGTAGCGCAGTATGTTAAAGCCATTACCGATGCGGTTAAAACGCATTTCTCCGGCTGGTCCTCCGAAACACCTGAAATTTGGGTGGAGCCGGGACGCAGCATCGTCGGAGATGCAGGTACGACATTGTACACCGTAGGAACAAGCAAAGACATTCCCGGCGTTCGCAAGTATGTGGCCGTTGACGGTGGCATGACGGATAATCCGCGTCCCGCTCTTTATGAATCCAAGTATGAAGCGATGCTTGCCAACCGTGCCAATGAACCTGTCGAAGAGACGGTGTCCATTGCAGGCAAATGTTGCGAAAGCGGAGACATGCTGATCTGGGATTTGGAGCTGCCGAAGGTAGAGCGCGGCGATTTGCTGGCTGTCTCCTGCACGGGAGCATACAATTACTCCATGGCCAGCAATTATAACCGGATCCGCCGTCCGGCGGTAGTATTTGCCCATCAGGGAAATAGCGACCTTGTAGTGCGCCGCGAAACGCTGCAGGATATCATCGGCAACGATATGATACCTGAGCGGATCAGCAAAGAGCCTGTTCTGAAATAA
- a CDS encoding riboflavin synthase has protein sequence MFTGLVEEIGSLDGVARQGEAMVLNIKASAIMDDVRIGDSIAVNGLCLTVTKVHGSGFSADVTPQSYRHSNLGLLKPGSRVNLERAMQAGGRFGGHMVQGHVDMTGTVRRVTNEQNAVWIDIVPDKPDLSVYIIPQGSITVDGVSLTIAETDGDSFRVSVIPHTFEATSLSGMKPGRVVNIECDIIGKYVHALLGSRAAGSAGRQGITLDTLAANGFV, from the coding sequence ATGTTTACCGGATTGGTTGAAGAAATCGGCAGTTTGGATGGAGTCGCTAGACAAGGCGAGGCCATGGTGCTGAACATCAAGGCATCTGCCATTATGGACGATGTTCGGATCGGCGACAGCATTGCGGTAAACGGATTATGTCTGACGGTGACGAAGGTGCACGGCAGCGGTTTTTCCGCCGATGTCACGCCTCAGTCATACCGCCATTCCAATCTGGGGCTGCTAAAGCCGGGCAGCCGCGTCAACCTGGAGCGGGCCATGCAGGCGGGCGGACGATTCGGCGGTCATATGGTGCAGGGGCATGTGGATATGACGGGAACGGTCCGAAGGGTCACCAATGAACAAAATGCGGTATGGATCGATATCGTTCCGGATAAGCCCGATTTATCGGTATATATCATCCCGCAAGGTTCGATTACGGTGGATGGCGTCAGCCTGACCATCGCGGAGACTGATGGGGACAGTTTCCGGGTGTCAGTCATTCCCCATACGTTTGAAGCAACAAGCTTATCCGGTATGAAGCCGGGCCGCGTGGTAAACATCGAATGCGATATTATCGGCAAATACGTGCATGCTTTGCTGGGATCACGTGCTGCAGGCAGCGCCGGACGACAGGGAATAACGCTTGATACCTTGGCAGCCAACGGATTTGTGTAA
- a CDS encoding peptidylprolyl isomerase, producing the protein MKKGTIELENGGIVEIEFLPEEAPNTVANFEKLANSGFYNGLSFHRVIPGFVAQGGCPVGNGTGGPGYTIDCETATNTTKHTKGVLSMAHAGRNTGGSQFFIVYEPQPHLDGVHTVFGKVVNGMEHIDAVKQGDKMKEVKVWDAE; encoded by the coding sequence ATGAAAAAAGGTACAATTGAACTTGAAAACGGTGGAATCGTTGAAATAGAATTCCTGCCTGAAGAAGCTCCCAACACGGTAGCCAACTTCGAAAAGCTGGCGAATTCCGGTTTTTACAACGGATTGTCTTTCCACCGCGTCATTCCTGGATTCGTTGCCCAAGGCGGTTGCCCGGTCGGAAACGGTACAGGCGGTCCAGGATACACAATTGATTGCGAAACGGCCACAAACACGACCAAACATACCAAAGGCGTTCTGTCGATGGCTCATGCGGGACGAAACACAGGCGGCAGCCAGTTCTTTATCGTATACGAGCCGCAGCCGCATCTCGACGGTGTTCACACCGTATTCGGCAAAGTAGTAAATGGTATGGAGCATATTGACGCGGTCAAACAAGGCGACAAAATGAAAGAAGTTAAAGTTTGGGACGCTGAGTAA